Proteins encoded together in one Lathyrus oleraceus cultivar Zhongwan6 chromosome 5, CAAS_Psat_ZW6_1.0, whole genome shotgun sequence window:
- the LOC127083337 gene encoding subtilisin-like protease SBT5.3, with protein MRVLMSVREWMKTSNMSIKSDGSLLQYCVYFLSLFFLLLSLHTPTFALKKSYVVYLGGHLHDSNSSSVEFNRASDSHYEFLESFLESSSDTAKDSIFYSYTRHINGFAAILEEQVAAEIAKHPNVVSVFENKGKKLQTTRTWGFMGLEDDNEVIPSNSIWNKARFGEDVIIANLDTGVWPESKSFSDEEFGPIPSKWRGICEKGSDLDFHCNRKLIGARYFNKGYGSRLSTPLNSSFNTPRDIEGHGSHTLSTAGGNMVPGVSIFGQGYGTAKGGSPKARVASYKVCWPPVIDGECFDADILAAFDMAIHDGVDILSVSLVGPTFNFLYDSIAIGSFHAAMKGIVVVCSAGNTGPFDATIGNQAPWYITVAASTMDRQFPSYVVLGNNLILKGESLSATRLARKFYPIIKGTDAKLASATNEDAVLCKNGTLDPKKVKGKIVVCQNGQYFRSNEEEQVLKADGAVGMILCNNMIIDNVITAALHVLPTSHISFSDGVQVINYINSSKSPVAYITYPTTKLHIKPAPFMAVFSSKGPNTIVPEILKPDITAPGVLVIAAYTEAEGPTNQGFDYHRVKFKALSGTSMSCPHISGIAGLLKTLYPSWSPAAIKSAIMTTATTFDNEAEPLLNASYSQATPFSYGAGHVQPNNAMDPGLVYDTTIDDYFNCLCVLGINGTQRSMFSNANHHCHKNFSILNLNYPSITVPNLSGSVTIKRTLKNVGPPATYTVHVQNPNGINVAVKPSILEFQHVGEEKKFEVRLKVKKGKGTQSYVFGKMTWSDGKHYVNSPLVVKSIIK; from the exons ATGAGAGTTTTAATGAGTGTGAGAGAGTGGATGAAGACGAGTAATATGAGTATCAAATCAGACGGATCGTTGCTTCAATATTGTGTTTATTTTCTCTCCTTGTTTTTTCTTCTGCTCTCTCTACATACTCCCACATTTGCACTGAAAAAG TCTTATGTGGTTTACTTAGGAGGACACTTGCATGATTCAAATTCCTCATCAGTTGAGTTCAACCGTGCAAGTGATTCTCACTATGAGTTTCTAGAATCTTTCTTGGAAAG CTCCTCTGATACAGCAAAAGATTCAATCTTTTACTCCTACACAAGACATATCAACGGTTTTGCTGCAATTTTGGAAGAACAAGTAGCAGCTGAGATAGCAA AACATCCAAATGTGGTGTCGGTATTCGAGAATAAGGGAAAGAAACTACAGACGACACGAACATGGGGGTTCATGGGGTTAGAAGATGATAATGAAGTTATACCATCCAACTCAATATGGAACAAAGCTAGATTTGGTGAAGATGTCATCATAGCTAACCTTGATACAG GTGTTTGGCCTGAATCAAAAAGTTTTAGTGATGAAGAGTTTGGACCAATTCCATCTAAGTGGAGAGGAATCTGTGAAAAAGGATCTGATCTTGATTTCCACTGCAACAG GAAACTAATTGGGGCAAGGTATTTCAACAAAGGTTACGGTTCAAGATTATCTACCCCACTCAACTCATCCTTTAACACACCTCGTGACATCGAAGGCCATGGATCTCATACATTATCAACAGCGGGTGGAAACATGGTACCTGGAGTAAGTATCTTTGGTCAAGGCTATGGAACAGCAAAGGGTGGTTCACCGAAAGCAAGAGTTGCATCATACAAAGTTTGTTGGCCTCCAGTTATTGATGGCGAGTGCTTTGATGCCGACATACTTGCAGCGTTTGATATGGCTATCCATGACGGTGTTGATATTTTGTCGGTGTCATTGGTCGGACCTACATTTAACTTTTTATATGATAGTATTGCTATCGGTTCCTTCCATGCTGCTATGAAGGGTATTGTTGTTGTTTGCTCTGCTGGCAATACTGGACCTTTTGATGCAACGATAGGAAATCAAGCTCCATGGTATATTACAGTTGCTGCTAGCACTATGGACAGACAGTTCCCTAGTTATGTTGTTCTTGGTAACAATTTAATCTTAAAG GGGGAAAGCTTATCAGCTACAAGATTAGCACGCAAATTCTACCCAATTATTAAAGGAACAGATGCTAAATTGGCAAGTGCAACAAATGAAGATGC TGTGCTTTGCAAGAATGGAACTCTGGATCCTAAAAAGGTGAAGGGTAAGATAGTAGTGTGCCAGAATGGACAATATTTCAGATCAAATGAAGAAGAACAGGTTCTTAAAGCTGATGGTGCTGTGGGAATGATCCTTTGCAATAATATGATTATTGACAATGTGATTACAGCTGCTCTTCATGTTCTTCCTACTTCTCACATCAGTTTCTCCGATGGTGTACAAGTCATTAACTACATCAACTCTTCCAA GTCTCCAGTGGCTTATATTACATATCCAACAACAAAGCTTCATATTAAGCCGGCCCCTTTCATGGCAGTATTTTCATCCAAAGGACCAAATACTATTGTGCCTGAGATTCTGAAG CCCGATATCACTGCACCAGGAGTGTTAGTTATAGCAGCCTACACTGAAGCGGAAGGGCCAACTAATCAAGGGTTCGACTATCACCGGGTTAAATTTAAAGCACTCTCCGGCACTTCGATGTCATGCCCTCACATTTCGGGAATTGCAGGACTGTTGAAAACCCTGTATCCTTCTTGGAGTCCTGCTGCTATTAAATCGGCTATCATGACCACAG CTACAACATTTGACAACGAGGCGGAGCCGCTGCTGAATGCATCCTACAGCCAAGCTACACCATTTAGCTATGGAGCAGGACATGTTCAACCTAACAATGCAATGGATCCTGGTCTTGTTTATGACACAACAATAGATGACTACTTCAACTGCTTATGTGTTTTGGGCATTAACGGAACTCAAAGGTCAATGTTTTCTAATGCAAATCACCATTGCCATAAGAATTTCAGTATTCTCAACCTAAACTACCCTTCAATCACTGTCCCAAATCTCTCTGGGTCGGTGACAATTAAAAGGACGTTAAAAAATGTTGGCCCTCCAGCAACTTACACTGTTCATGTTCAGAATCCAAATGGGATAAATGTGGCTGTGAAACCAAGTATTCTGGAGTTCCAACATGTTGGTGAAGAAAAGAAGTTTGAGGTAAGATTGAAAGTGAAGAAAGGAAAAGGAACACAGAGTTATGTGTTTGGGAAGATGACTTGGTCAGATGGAAAACATTATGTTAACAGTCCATTAGTCGTGAAGAGTATTATTAAGTAA
- the LOC127083338 gene encoding subtilisin-like protease SBT5.3 isoform X2, with protein sequence MALQTSPTIFFLLLILLVSLFHTPTFALKKKSYVVYLGSHSHGSEFSSVEFNRVTDSHYEFLGSFLKSSDTAKESIFYSYTRHINGFAATLEEQVAAEIAKHPNVVSVFENNGRKLHTTRSWGFMGLEDDYGVITSNSIWNKARFGEGVIIANLDTGVWPESKSFNDEGFGPIPSKWRGICEKGSDLAFHCNRKLIGARYFNKGYASRLSTPLNSSSNTPRDNEGHGSHTLSTAGGNMVPGVSVFGQGYGTAKGGSPKARVASYKVCWPPVNGDECFDADILAAFDMAIHDGVDVLSLSLGGSASNFFNDSVAIGSFHAAKKGIVVVCSAGNSGPNEATVENLAPWYITVGASTMDREFPSYVVLGNNLTLKGESLSATRLAYKLYPIIKATDAKLTSATNEDAVLCQNGTLDPNKVKGKIVLCLRGINARVDKGQQALQAGAVGMVLANDIITGNEIIADPHVLPASHINFSDGLKVFNYVNSSKAPVAYIAYPTTKLHTKPAPFMAAFSSKGPNTMVPEILKPDITAPGVSVIAAYTEAEGPTNQVFDYRRIKFNSISGTSMSCPHISGIAGLLKAVYPSWSPAAIKSAIMTTATTLDNEAEPLLNASFIQATPFSYGAGHVQPNKAMDPGLVYDATMNDYFNVLCALGYNETEKSIFSNATYYCHKNFSLLNLNYPSITVPNLSGSVTVKRTLKNVGAPATYIVHVQNPDGITVSVKPSILEFKHVGEEKRFEVKLKANKGKVTKSYVFGKMTWSDGKHYVKSPLVVKGI encoded by the exons ATGGCTTTACAAACTTCTCCTACCATTTTCTTTCTCCTCCTAATTCTTCTTGTCTCTCTATTTCACACACCAACTTTTGCATTAAAAAAAAAG TCATATGTGGTTTACTTAGGAAGCCACTCACATGGTTCAGAGTTCTCCTCAGTTGAATTCAACCGTGTAACAGATTCTCACTATGAGTTTCTAGGATCGTTTTTGAAAAG CTCTGATACTGCAAAAGAGTCTATTTTTTACTCCTACACAAGACATATCAATGGTTTTGCCGCAACTTTGGAAGAACAAGTAGCAGCTGAGATAGCAA AACATCCAAATGTGGTGTCTGTGTTTGAGAACAATGGAAGGAAACTACACACGACTCGTTCATGGGGATTCATGGGATTAGAAGATGATTATGGAGTCATAACATCCAACTCAATATGGAACAAAGCAAGATTTGGTGAAGGTGTCATCATAGCAAACCTTGATACAG GTGTTTGGCCTGAATCAAAGAGCTTTAATGATGAAGGGTTTGGACCAATTCCATCTAAGTGGAGAGGAATCTGTGAAAAAGGTTCTGATCTTGCTTTCCACTGCAACAG GAAACTAATTGGTGCAAGGTATTTCAACAAAGGCTATGCTTCTAGGTTATCTACACCACTCAACTCGTCCTCGAACACGCCTCGTGACAACGAAGGCCATGGATCGCATACATTATCAACGGCCGGTGGAAACATGGTACCTGGAGTAAGTGTTTTCGGTCAAGGCTATGGAACAGCAAAGGGTGGTTCACCGAAAGCAAGAGTTGCGTCGTACAAAGTTTGTTGGCCTCCGGTTAATGGTGATGAGTGCTTTGACGCAGACATACTCGCAGCTTTTGATATGGCTATTCATGACGGTGTTGATGTTTTGTCTTTGTCACTTGGTGGATCTGCTTCTAACTTTTTCAATGATAGTGTTGCTATTGGATCTTTCCATGCTGCTAAGAAAGGCATTGTTGTTGTTTGTTCTGCTGGCAATAGTGGACCGAATGAGGCTACTGTCGAAAATCTAGCTCCTTGGTATATTACGGTTGGTGCTAGCACGATGGATCGAGAGTTCCCTAGTTATGTTGTTCTTGGTAACAATTTAACCTTAAAAGGAGAAAGCTTATCAGCTACAAGACTAGCATACAAATTATATCCAATTATTAAAGCAACAGATGCTAAATTGACAAGTGCAACAAATGAAGACGC TGTGCTTTGCCAGAATGGAACTCTGGATCCTAACAAGGTGAAGGGCAAGATAGTACTTTGCTTGAGAGGAATAAATGCAAGAGTGGACAAGGGACAACAAGCTCTTCAAGCTGGTGCTGTGGGAATGGTCCTTGCCAATGATATCATTACTGGAAATGAAATCATAGCTGATCCTCATGTTCTTCCCGCATCTCACATCAATTTCTCCGATGGATTAAAAGTCTTTAATTACGTCAACTCATCCAA GGCTCCGGTGGCTTATATTGCATATCCAACAACAAAATTGCATACTAAGCCGGCTCCTTTCATGGCAGCATTTTCATCGAAAGGACCAAATACTATGGTGCCTGAAATTCTAAAG CCTGATATCACTGCACCAGGAGTGTCAGTTATAGCCGCCTACACTGAAGCAGAAGGGCCGACTAACCAAGTGTTTGACTATCGTCGGATTAAATTTAACTCAATCTCCGGAACGTCAATGTCATGCCCTCACATTTCAGGCATTGCAGGCCTATTGAAAGCTGTGTACCCTTCTTGGAGTCCCGCTGCTATTAAATCAGCTATCATGACAACAG CTACAACATTAGACAACGAGGCAGAGCCACTTCTGAATGCATCCTTCATCCAAGCAACGCCGTTTAGCTATGGAGCGGGACATGTTCAACCGAACAAAGCAATGGATCCGGGCCTTGTTTATGACGCAACAATGAATGATTACTTCAACGTCTTATGTGCTTTAGGCTATAATGAAACAGAAAAGTCAATATTTTCAAATGCTACTTACTATTGCCATAAGAACTTCAGTCTCCTCAACCTAAACTACCCTTCAATCACTGTCCCGAATCTCTCCGGGTCGGTGACGGTTAAAAGGACGTTAAAAAACGTTGGTGCTCCAGCAACATACATTGTCCATGTTCAAAATCCAGATGGAATAACTGTTTCTGTGAAACCGAGCATATTGGAGTTCAAACATGTTGGTGAAGAAAAGAGGTTTGAGGTAAAATTGAAGGCGAATAAAGGAAAAGTAACAAAGAGTTATGTGTTTGGGAAGATGACTTGGTCAGATGGGAAGCACTATGTTAAGAGTCCATTAGTTGTGAAAGGTATTTAG
- the LOC127083338 gene encoding subtilisin-like protease SBT5.3 isoform X1 — translation MALQTSPTIFFLLLILLVSLFHTPTFALKKKSYVVYLGSHSHGSEFSSVEFNRVTDSHYEFLGSFLKSSSDTAKESIFYSYTRHINGFAATLEEQVAAEIAKHPNVVSVFENNGRKLHTTRSWGFMGLEDDYGVITSNSIWNKARFGEGVIIANLDTGVWPESKSFNDEGFGPIPSKWRGICEKGSDLAFHCNRKLIGARYFNKGYASRLSTPLNSSSNTPRDNEGHGSHTLSTAGGNMVPGVSVFGQGYGTAKGGSPKARVASYKVCWPPVNGDECFDADILAAFDMAIHDGVDVLSLSLGGSASNFFNDSVAIGSFHAAKKGIVVVCSAGNSGPNEATVENLAPWYITVGASTMDREFPSYVVLGNNLTLKGESLSATRLAYKLYPIIKATDAKLTSATNEDAVLCQNGTLDPNKVKGKIVLCLRGINARVDKGQQALQAGAVGMVLANDIITGNEIIADPHVLPASHINFSDGLKVFNYVNSSKAPVAYIAYPTTKLHTKPAPFMAAFSSKGPNTMVPEILKPDITAPGVSVIAAYTEAEGPTNQVFDYRRIKFNSISGTSMSCPHISGIAGLLKAVYPSWSPAAIKSAIMTTATTLDNEAEPLLNASFIQATPFSYGAGHVQPNKAMDPGLVYDATMNDYFNVLCALGYNETEKSIFSNATYYCHKNFSLLNLNYPSITVPNLSGSVTVKRTLKNVGAPATYIVHVQNPDGITVSVKPSILEFKHVGEEKRFEVKLKANKGKVTKSYVFGKMTWSDGKHYVKSPLVVKGI, via the exons ATGGCTTTACAAACTTCTCCTACCATTTTCTTTCTCCTCCTAATTCTTCTTGTCTCTCTATTTCACACACCAACTTTTGCATTAAAAAAAAAG TCATATGTGGTTTACTTAGGAAGCCACTCACATGGTTCAGAGTTCTCCTCAGTTGAATTCAACCGTGTAACAGATTCTCACTATGAGTTTCTAGGATCGTTTTTGAAAAG TAGCTCTGATACTGCAAAAGAGTCTATTTTTTACTCCTACACAAGACATATCAATGGTTTTGCCGCAACTTTGGAAGAACAAGTAGCAGCTGAGATAGCAA AACATCCAAATGTGGTGTCTGTGTTTGAGAACAATGGAAGGAAACTACACACGACTCGTTCATGGGGATTCATGGGATTAGAAGATGATTATGGAGTCATAACATCCAACTCAATATGGAACAAAGCAAGATTTGGTGAAGGTGTCATCATAGCAAACCTTGATACAG GTGTTTGGCCTGAATCAAAGAGCTTTAATGATGAAGGGTTTGGACCAATTCCATCTAAGTGGAGAGGAATCTGTGAAAAAGGTTCTGATCTTGCTTTCCACTGCAACAG GAAACTAATTGGTGCAAGGTATTTCAACAAAGGCTATGCTTCTAGGTTATCTACACCACTCAACTCGTCCTCGAACACGCCTCGTGACAACGAAGGCCATGGATCGCATACATTATCAACGGCCGGTGGAAACATGGTACCTGGAGTAAGTGTTTTCGGTCAAGGCTATGGAACAGCAAAGGGTGGTTCACCGAAAGCAAGAGTTGCGTCGTACAAAGTTTGTTGGCCTCCGGTTAATGGTGATGAGTGCTTTGACGCAGACATACTCGCAGCTTTTGATATGGCTATTCATGACGGTGTTGATGTTTTGTCTTTGTCACTTGGTGGATCTGCTTCTAACTTTTTCAATGATAGTGTTGCTATTGGATCTTTCCATGCTGCTAAGAAAGGCATTGTTGTTGTTTGTTCTGCTGGCAATAGTGGACCGAATGAGGCTACTGTCGAAAATCTAGCTCCTTGGTATATTACGGTTGGTGCTAGCACGATGGATCGAGAGTTCCCTAGTTATGTTGTTCTTGGTAACAATTTAACCTTAAAAGGAGAAAGCTTATCAGCTACAAGACTAGCATACAAATTATATCCAATTATTAAAGCAACAGATGCTAAATTGACAAGTGCAACAAATGAAGACGC TGTGCTTTGCCAGAATGGAACTCTGGATCCTAACAAGGTGAAGGGCAAGATAGTACTTTGCTTGAGAGGAATAAATGCAAGAGTGGACAAGGGACAACAAGCTCTTCAAGCTGGTGCTGTGGGAATGGTCCTTGCCAATGATATCATTACTGGAAATGAAATCATAGCTGATCCTCATGTTCTTCCCGCATCTCACATCAATTTCTCCGATGGATTAAAAGTCTTTAATTACGTCAACTCATCCAA GGCTCCGGTGGCTTATATTGCATATCCAACAACAAAATTGCATACTAAGCCGGCTCCTTTCATGGCAGCATTTTCATCGAAAGGACCAAATACTATGGTGCCTGAAATTCTAAAG CCTGATATCACTGCACCAGGAGTGTCAGTTATAGCCGCCTACACTGAAGCAGAAGGGCCGACTAACCAAGTGTTTGACTATCGTCGGATTAAATTTAACTCAATCTCCGGAACGTCAATGTCATGCCCTCACATTTCAGGCATTGCAGGCCTATTGAAAGCTGTGTACCCTTCTTGGAGTCCCGCTGCTATTAAATCAGCTATCATGACAACAG CTACAACATTAGACAACGAGGCAGAGCCACTTCTGAATGCATCCTTCATCCAAGCAACGCCGTTTAGCTATGGAGCGGGACATGTTCAACCGAACAAAGCAATGGATCCGGGCCTTGTTTATGACGCAACAATGAATGATTACTTCAACGTCTTATGTGCTTTAGGCTATAATGAAACAGAAAAGTCAATATTTTCAAATGCTACTTACTATTGCCATAAGAACTTCAGTCTCCTCAACCTAAACTACCCTTCAATCACTGTCCCGAATCTCTCCGGGTCGGTGACGGTTAAAAGGACGTTAAAAAACGTTGGTGCTCCAGCAACATACATTGTCCATGTTCAAAATCCAGATGGAATAACTGTTTCTGTGAAACCGAGCATATTGGAGTTCAAACATGTTGGTGAAGAAAAGAGGTTTGAGGTAAAATTGAAGGCGAATAAAGGAAAAGTAACAAAGAGTTATGTGTTTGGGAAGATGACTTGGTCAGATGGGAAGCACTATGTTAAGAGTCCATTAGTTGTGAAAGGTATTTAG
- the LOC127083341 gene encoding protein EIN6 ENHANCER, with the protein METEVVDAELVLPNYLSFKRVQMYDKYPKGQSRGRHWKHLKQIIQAENYQNYPPDEPNYVNIESPPSMHPCKRICDITGYEAPYYDPKTNLRYANTDVFKTIRSLPNDYVQRYLSLRNAAVVLK; encoded by the exons ATGGAGACAGAGGTAGTGGATGCTGAGTTAGTGTTGCCAAACTATCTCAGTTTTAAGAGAGTTCAAATGTATGATAAATATCCTAAAGGCCAATCGAGAGGCCGGCACTGGAAACATCTTAAGCAGATTATTCAGGCTGAGAATTACCAGAATTACCCTCCTGATGAACCCAATT ATGTCAATATTGAGTCACCCCCTTCCATGCATCCCTGCAAGAGAATTTGTGATATTACTGGCTATGAG GCACCTTACTATGATCCTAAGACTAATCTCCGGTATGCAAATACTGATGTTTTCAAGACGATCAGATCGCTTCCTAATGATTATGTGCAAAGATACCTATCTCTGAGGAATGCAGCAGTCGTTCTTAAGTAG
- the LOC127083339 gene encoding vacuolar cation/proton exchanger 3 isoform X2 has protein sequence MKRAISVGSLDGRAAIELENAILLNPSLFPKKDASFEEDSPIDHECGNFSQNVIRSKVLSSIKVVVFSTKINLLMPFGPMAILVDRLFHSHGWVFVFSILGIIPLAERLGYTTEQLALFTGPAVGGLLYATFGNATELIISIHALKSGYIRLVQQSLLGSILSNLLLVLGCALFAGGLVFHKKEQVFNHADTSVDFGLLLMAVMGLLFPAVLHATQTELEYGKSQLSLSRFTSCIMLVAYASYIVFQLKSQKNLELDKSFDEDTSNDAEAPEISMWESMIWTSILTGGISILSEYLVKTIEGASKEFQMPVSFLSVILLPVVGNAAEHVGSVMFAVKDKLDMSLAVAVGSSIQISMFAIPFCVVIGWMIGCPMDLNFQPFETISLFMSVIIVAFMLQNGASNYFKGIVLILCYLIVSAGFFEHIDPMSVEDNPSTAGQ, from the exons ATGAAGAGGGCAATCTCG GTGGGATCATTAGACGGAAGAGCCGCGATAGAACTCGAAAACGCGATTCTGCTAAATCCTTCTTTATTTCCTAAAAAAGATGCATCCTTTGAAGAAGATTCACCAATTGATCATGAGTGTGGAAATTTTTCACAAAATGTAATAAGAAGTAAAGTGCTTAGCAGCATTAAAGTTGTAGTCTTTTCAACCAAGATAAACTTGCTTATGCCTTTTGGTCCTATGGCGATTTTGGTAGATAGATTGTTTCATAGTCAT GGTTGGGTTTTTGTTTTCAGCATATTAGGTATTATACCCTTGGCAGAGCGTTTGGGCTATACAACCGA GCAGCTAGCCCTCTTTACTGGACCGGCAG TTGGTGGTCTTTTATATGCCACATTTGGAAATGCGACGGAGTTGATTATATCAATTCACGCTCTCAAAAGCGGTTATATTCGTCTTGTTCAACAATCGCTACTAGGCTCAATTCTGTCTAACCTGTTGCTGGTACTTGGATGTGCATTATTTGCTGGTGGATTAGTATTTCATAAGAAAGAACAAGTATTTAACCAT GCAGATACTAGTGTGGATTTCGGATTGTTATTGATGGCCGTGATGGGACTGTTATTTCCCGCAGTTCTCCATGCTACACAAACAGAACTAGAATATGGAAAGTCTCAGTTATCTCTTTCAAGATTTACTAGTTGCATTATGCTTGTGGCATATGCTTCATATATAGTATTTCAATTGAAGAGTCAGAAGAATTTGGAACTG GACAAGAGTTTCGACGAAGATACTTCAAATGATGCTGAAGCTCCTGAGATTTCAATGTGGGAATCAATGATATGGACTTCAATCCTAACAGGAGGTATATCTATATTGTCAGAATACTTGGTTAAAACCATAGAG GGGGCATCAAAAGAGTTTCAAATGCCTGTGTCATTTCTTAGTGTTATTCTTCTTCCAGTAGTAGGTAATGCTGCAGAACATGTTGGATCTGTTATGTTTGCTGTCAAAGACAAACTT GACATGTCGCTGGCCGTGGCTGTAGGATCTTCAATACAAATATCTATGTTTGCA ATTCCATTTTGCGTCGTCATTGGATGGATGATTGGGTGCCCTATGGACTTAAATTTCCAGCCTTTTGAAACAATTTCTCTTTTCATGTCAGTTATCATAGTTGCCTTCATGCTGCAA AATGGAGCTTCGAACTACTTCAAAGGAATAGTGCTCATTCTTTGCTATTTGATAGTTTCTGCAGGTTTTTTTGAACATATTGATCCTATGTCAGTTG AAGATAATCCCTCAACTGCTGGTCAGTAA
- the LOC127083339 gene encoding vacuolar cation/proton exchanger 3 isoform X1, translated as MHLIVFYIVNDIVVQVGSLDGRAAIELENAILLNPSLFPKKDASFEEDSPIDHECGNFSQNVIRSKVLSSIKVVVFSTKINLLMPFGPMAILVDRLFHSHGWVFVFSILGIIPLAERLGYTTEQLALFTGPAVGGLLYATFGNATELIISIHALKSGYIRLVQQSLLGSILSNLLLVLGCALFAGGLVFHKKEQVFNHADTSVDFGLLLMAVMGLLFPAVLHATQTELEYGKSQLSLSRFTSCIMLVAYASYIVFQLKSQKNLELDKSFDEDTSNDAEAPEISMWESMIWTSILTGGISILSEYLVKTIEGASKEFQMPVSFLSVILLPVVGNAAEHVGSVMFAVKDKLDMSLAVAVGSSIQISMFAIPFCVVIGWMIGCPMDLNFQPFETISLFMSVIIVAFMLQNGASNYFKGIVLILCYLIVSAGFFEHIDPMSVEDNPSTAGQ; from the exons atgcacTTGATAGTGTTTTATATAGTCAATGATATCGTTGTGCAGGTGGGATCATTAGACGGAAGAGCCGCGATAGAACTCGAAAACGCGATTCTGCTAAATCCTTCTTTATTTCCTAAAAAAGATGCATCCTTTGAAGAAGATTCACCAATTGATCATGAGTGTGGAAATTTTTCACAAAATGTAATAAGAAGTAAAGTGCTTAGCAGCATTAAAGTTGTAGTCTTTTCAACCAAGATAAACTTGCTTATGCCTTTTGGTCCTATGGCGATTTTGGTAGATAGATTGTTTCATAGTCAT GGTTGGGTTTTTGTTTTCAGCATATTAGGTATTATACCCTTGGCAGAGCGTTTGGGCTATACAACCGA GCAGCTAGCCCTCTTTACTGGACCGGCAG TTGGTGGTCTTTTATATGCCACATTTGGAAATGCGACGGAGTTGATTATATCAATTCACGCTCTCAAAAGCGGTTATATTCGTCTTGTTCAACAATCGCTACTAGGCTCAATTCTGTCTAACCTGTTGCTGGTACTTGGATGTGCATTATTTGCTGGTGGATTAGTATTTCATAAGAAAGAACAAGTATTTAACCAT GCAGATACTAGTGTGGATTTCGGATTGTTATTGATGGCCGTGATGGGACTGTTATTTCCCGCAGTTCTCCATGCTACACAAACAGAACTAGAATATGGAAAGTCTCAGTTATCTCTTTCAAGATTTACTAGTTGCATTATGCTTGTGGCATATGCTTCATATATAGTATTTCAATTGAAGAGTCAGAAGAATTTGGAACTG GACAAGAGTTTCGACGAAGATACTTCAAATGATGCTGAAGCTCCTGAGATTTCAATGTGGGAATCAATGATATGGACTTCAATCCTAACAGGAGGTATATCTATATTGTCAGAATACTTGGTTAAAACCATAGAG GGGGCATCAAAAGAGTTTCAAATGCCTGTGTCATTTCTTAGTGTTATTCTTCTTCCAGTAGTAGGTAATGCTGCAGAACATGTTGGATCTGTTATGTTTGCTGTCAAAGACAAACTT GACATGTCGCTGGCCGTGGCTGTAGGATCTTCAATACAAATATCTATGTTTGCA ATTCCATTTTGCGTCGTCATTGGATGGATGATTGGGTGCCCTATGGACTTAAATTTCCAGCCTTTTGAAACAATTTCTCTTTTCATGTCAGTTATCATAGTTGCCTTCATGCTGCAA AATGGAGCTTCGAACTACTTCAAAGGAATAGTGCTCATTCTTTGCTATTTGATAGTTTCTGCAGGTTTTTTTGAACATATTGATCCTATGTCAGTTG AAGATAATCCCTCAACTGCTGGTCAGTAA